One Chaetodon auriga isolate fChaAug3 chromosome 14, fChaAug3.hap1, whole genome shotgun sequence genomic window carries:
- the mavs gene encoding mitochondrial antiviral-signaling protein yields MSFANDKLYKGYLLRNMPTIVSKVKVREIVTHLPCLTDHDRENIEAKREICGNYDSMVLLLDCLKRRENWPEQFIAALEACDHTTLAAEIRAEYDALKGINNSNPSSPPTTVIRAHVHPAPSASHLSVPESGGNSQAAVALPAEASTPPKPAAQASPPLEIPVQPQAPPSSAVQVPAAVSPPEPVTEPPQAAQSEVAPAPSTPPPSPETPHNQATTTPPPHREIHSHQEPVENSESDIQSISTDNGVIPDQVSARNGEVSIISVATPPPSHPVKQCETGTPSQPDLLQAASTTTEVSPQHSPSPSQINSDGTNGSSFPIMTPEKPPVQDTTPPVDVRPAAVQQPEKTSKPPATQVFGSSPQTEASRLPAAAGMDASLSDDNTVCLSKPGQLISIQPQNHGSPSVSAPGSPEGPYSGNSERLEISSVSVTSGHVPTCSAVSSTAVNTASALTRQENGIALNHNEPEENHYESPCQSFEMQDVRVNVVQVSEEMSILNLDGQSSTPQAQSVNCEAAKEITSAPSLSTITADTVSSVNAPASQHYHPSEPADMSPELKTLPDSEEKTSSRTLPANTKYILAAAGVGACAMLMAWKFKN; encoded by the exons ATGTCGTTTGCCAATGACAAACTGTACAAAGGATACCTGCTGCGGAATATGCCCACCATTGTGAGCAaagtgaaagtgagagagatAGTGACCCATCTGCCTTGCTTGACTGATCACGACAGG GAAAACATAGAGGCAAAAAGAGAGATATGTGGGAACTATGACAGCATGGTGCTTCTTCTGGACTGTCtaaagagaagagagaactGGCCGGAGCAGTTCATCGCAGCACTCGAGGCGTGTGATCATACAACTTTGGCAGCTGAGATTAGAGCAGAATACGACGCTCTGAAAGGCATCAACA ATTCCAACCCCAGCTCCCCTCCAACGACTGTCATCAGGGCACACGTCCATCCAGCACCATCTGCCAGTCATCTGTCCGTCCCAGAGAGTGGTGGAAACAGTCAGGCTGCTGTTGCTCTGCCAGCTGAAGCATCAACTCCCCCAAAGCCAGCTGCCCAGGCCTCACCCCCTCTGGAAATCCCCGTGCAGCCACAAGCCCCCCCGAGCTCAGCAGTCCAAGTTCCTGCGGCTGTTTCCCCACCTGAGCCTGTCACTGAGCCTCCACAGGCAGCTCAGAGTGAAGTGGCACCTGCTCCATCAacacctcctccatcccctgAAACTCCACACAATCAGGCAACCACAACTCCACCACCTCACAGGGAGATTCATTCTCATCAGGAGCCGGTGGAAAACTCTGAATCAGACATCCAGAGCATCTCCACTGATAATGGTGTGATCCCTGATCAGGTGAGCGCGAGAAACGGCGAGGTATCGATCATCTCTGTGGCCACTCCCCCGCCATCCCACCCCGTGAAACAGTGTGAAACAGGTACTCCGTCCCAGCCAGATCTTCTCCAAGCAGCATCCACCACCACAGAGGTCAGCCCACAGCACAGTCCCTCTCCAAGTCAGATAAACTCAGATGGGACCAACGGATCCTCTTTCCCCATAATGACCCCAGAGAAGCCTCCAGTTCAGGACACCACCCCTCCTGTGGACGTAagacctgctgctgtccagcagCCCGAAAAGACTTCTAAACCTCCTGCTACACAG GTTTTTGGAAGCAGCCCGCAGACAGAAGCCTCccgcctgcctgctgctgctgggatggACGCCTCTCTCTCTGATGACAACACTGTGTGTCTTAGCAAGCCAGGTCAACTCATCAGCATCCAACCACAAAATCATGGCagcccctctgtctctgcacccGGCTCACCGGAGGGGCCCTACTCGGGTAACAGTGAGCGACTGGAAAtaagcagtgtgtctgtgaccTCTGGCCACGTTCCTACatgctctgctgtcagctccaccGCCGTGAATACAGCGTCTGCACTGACACGCCAGGAGAACGGTATAGCTCTTAACCATAACGAACCAGAGGAAAACCACTACGAGTCACCCTGTCAGAGTTTCGAAATGCAGGATGTGCGGGTGAATGTGGTGCAAGTGTCCGAGGAAATGTCCATCCTGAACCTAGACGGCCAAAGCTCCACACCACAAGCTCAAAGCGTCAACTGTGAAGCAGCCAAGGAGATCACCTCTGCACCATCGCTGTCCACCATTACTGCTGATACTGTATCGAGTGTAAACGCCCCCGCCAGTCAGCACTACCACCCCTCTGAGCCTGCTGATATGTCACCAGAGCTGAAGACACTGCCGGATTCAGAGGAGAAGACCTCCTCTCGCACCCTGCCAGCTAATACAAAGTACATTCTGGCCGCTGCAGGAGTGGGCGCCTGTGCGATGCTGATGGCGTGGAAGTTTAAGAATTAA
- the pank2 gene encoding pantothenate kinase 2, mitochondrial, with protein sequence MAFNGHQRDDETIDEDETPTKQPRSDKEMPCYRNEPDNEASASAARAASDRRTSNSTARQRIDSVKKTRPPFPWFGMDIGGTLVKLVYFEPKDITAEEEQEEVENLKSIRRYLTSNTAYGKTGIRDVHLELKDLTLCGRTGNLHFIRFPTHDLPAFLQMGRNKHFSSLHTTLCATGGGAYKFESDFRTMADLQLHKLDELDCLIRGVLYIDSVVSSGPSECYYFENPTDPDRCIQRPYTLENPYPLLLVNIGSGVSILAVYSESNYKRVTGTSLGGGTFLGLCCLLTGCSTFEEALEMASQGESTRVDKLVRDIYGGDYERFGLPGWAVASSFGNMMSKEKRESVSKEDLARATLVTITNNIGSITRMCALNENIERVVFVGNFLRVNTLSMKLLAYAMDYWSKGQLKALFLQHEGYFGAVGALLELLHPS encoded by the exons ATGGCGTTCAATGGCCACCAACGCGACGATGAAACTATCGACGAAGACGAAACGCCCACGAAGCAGCCGCGGTCCGACAAGGAGATGCCTTGTTACAGGAACGAGCCCGACAATGAGGCATCCGCGTCCGCAGCAAGAGCCGCATCCGACCGGCGGACCTCCAACTCGACGGCGAGGCAGCGGATCGACTCCGTGAAGAAAACAAGGCCGC CGTTTCCCTGGTTTGGGATGGACATTGGAGGCACCCTGGTGAAGCTGGTGTACTTTGAGCCCAAAGACATCACagcggaggaggagcaggaagaggtgGAGAACCTCAAGAGCATCCGGCGCTACCTAACCTCCAACACTGCCTATGGTAAAACAGGCATCAGGGACGTGCACCTGGAGCTAAAGGACCTGACGCTGTGCGGCAGGACGGGCAACCTGCACTTCATCCGCTTCCCCACGCATGACCTGCCAGCCTTCCTGCAGATGGGCCGCAACAAGCACTTCTCAAGCCTCCACACCACCCTCTGCGCCACGGGAGGGGGGGCGTACAAGTTTGAGTCTGATTTCCGCACG atggcagaCCTGCAGCTTCACAAGCTGGACGAGCTGGACTGTTTGATTCGGGGGGTGTTGTACATCGACTCGGTGGTGTCCAGCGGACCCTCAGAGTGCTACTACTTTGAAAACCCCACCGACCCCGACCGTTGCATCCAGAGGCCCTACACACTGGAGAACCCTtatcctctgctgctggtcaACATAGGGTCTGGCGTCAGCATCCTGGCCGTCTACTCTGAGAGCAACTACAAACGAGTTACAGGGACCAG ccttGGCGGTGGGACCTTCCTGGGCCTGTGTTGCCTGCTGACTGGCTGCTCTACTTTCGAGGAGGCTCTAGAAATGGCTTCTCAAGGGGAGAGCACCCGAGTGGACAAGCTGGTTCGGGACATCTATGGGGGAGACTATGAGAGGTTTGGGCTGCCAGGCTGGGCTGTAGCCTCAAG TTTTGGCAACATGATGTCGAAGGAGAAGAGGGAGTCTGTGTCCAAAGAGGACCTGGCCAGGGCGACACTGGTCACCATCACGAATAACATCGGCTCCATCACCAGGATGTGTGCTCTCAATGAG aaCATAGAGAGAGTGGTGTTTGTGGGCAACTTCCTCAGAGTGAACACGCTCTCCATGAAGCTGTTGGCCTACGCCATGGACTACTGGTCTAAAGGACAGCTCAAGGCACTCTTCCTCCAGCATGAG GGTTACTTTGGTGCGGTTGGAGCCCTGCTGGAGCTTCTGCATCCATCCTAA